From a single Rutidosis leptorrhynchoides isolate AG116_Rl617_1_P2 chromosome 5, CSIRO_AGI_Rlap_v1, whole genome shotgun sequence genomic region:
- the LOC139847922 gene encoding WUSCHEL-related homeobox 8-like isoform X1: MEQQQDEGSNSNNSGMFVKVMTDEQMEVLRKQIAIYATICEQLVDLHKSLTSHHDLAGVRLGNLYSDPLVTSGGHKFSGRQRWTPTPVQLQILERLFEQGNGTPSKQKIKEITSELSQHGQISETNVYNWFQNRRARSKRKQQVSSTPNNGESEVETEVESPKPQQNSVSTADDNMCFQNPNVSSGISSVDQRAKKVEPVFPSDASSKPASSAGQMSYYGSMLANPRMDRIIGKMEVPGSYPSYMQGDEYDMTG; the protein is encoded by the exons ATGGAGCAGCAACAAGATGAAGGAAGTAATAGTAATAACAGTGGTATGTTTGTCAAAGTAATGACAGATGAACAAATGGAAGTTTTAAGGAAACAAATTGCGATTTATGCTACCATTTGTGAACAACTTGTTGATTTACATAAATCCCTCACTTCTCATCACGATCTTGCAG GAGTTCGACTCGGGAACTTATACAGTGACCCATTGGTTACATCTGGTGGCCATAAGTTTTCAGGCCGACAAAGGTGGACCCCGACACCCGTTCAGCTTCAGATTCTCGAGCGTCTTTTTGAGCAAGGAAACGGGACCCCAAGcaaacagaaaataaaagaaatCACATCTGAATTATCACAACACGGTCAGATTTCGGAAACAAATGTTTATAATTGGTTCCAGAACAGGAGGGCTCGATCGAAACGAAAGCAACAAGTCTCGTCTACACCTAATAACGGTGAATCGGAAGTGGAAACCGAAGTTGAGTCACCGAAACCGCAGCAGAATTCGGTATCAACAGCTGATGATAATATGTGTTTTCAGAATCCAAATGTTAGCTCGGGGATAAGTTCGGTGGATCAGCGAGCTAAAAAAGTGGAGCCCGTTTTTCCATCTGATGCTAGTTCGAAGCCTGCGTCTAGTGCGGGTCAGATGTCGTATTATGGAAGTATGTTAGCGAATCCAA GAATGGACCGTATAATTGGAAAGATGGAAGTTCCGGGGAGTTACCCATCGTACATGCAAGGTGACGAGTATGACATGACCGGTTGA
- the LOC139847922 gene encoding WUSCHEL-related homeobox 8-like isoform X2, with product MEQQQDEGSNSNNSGMFVKVMTDEQMEVLRKQIAIYATICEQLVDLHKSLTSHHDLAGVRLGNLYSDPLVTSGGHKFSGRQRWTPTPVQLQILERLFEQGNGTPSKQKIKEITSELSQHGQISETNVYNWFQNRRARSKRKQQVSSTPNNGESEVETEVESPKPQQNSVSTADDNMCFQNPNVSSGISSVDQRAKKVEPVFPSDASSKPASSAGQMSYYGRMDRIIGKMEVPGSYPSYMQGDEYDMTG from the exons ATGGAGCAGCAACAAGATGAAGGAAGTAATAGTAATAACAGTGGTATGTTTGTCAAAGTAATGACAGATGAACAAATGGAAGTTTTAAGGAAACAAATTGCGATTTATGCTACCATTTGTGAACAACTTGTTGATTTACATAAATCCCTCACTTCTCATCACGATCTTGCAG GAGTTCGACTCGGGAACTTATACAGTGACCCATTGGTTACATCTGGTGGCCATAAGTTTTCAGGCCGACAAAGGTGGACCCCGACACCCGTTCAGCTTCAGATTCTCGAGCGTCTTTTTGAGCAAGGAAACGGGACCCCAAGcaaacagaaaataaaagaaatCACATCTGAATTATCACAACACGGTCAGATTTCGGAAACAAATGTTTATAATTGGTTCCAGAACAGGAGGGCTCGATCGAAACGAAAGCAACAAGTCTCGTCTACACCTAATAACGGTGAATCGGAAGTGGAAACCGAAGTTGAGTCACCGAAACCGCAGCAGAATTCGGTATCAACAGCTGATGATAATATGTGTTTTCAGAATCCAAATGTTAGCTCGGGGATAAGTTCGGTGGATCAGCGAGCTAAAAAAGTGGAGCCCGTTTTTCCATCTGATGCTAGTTCGAAGCCTGCGTCTAGTGCGGGTCAGATGTCGTATTATGGAA GAATGGACCGTATAATTGGAAAGATGGAAGTTCCGGGGAGTTACCCATCGTACATGCAAGGTGACGAGTATGACATGACCGGTTGA